The sequence ACCTTCAGATACCATTCCTGCATGGCTACAAGCAGTGAGAACCCCAAGGAATGTGATATCATCAGGCTTCACAGATGCtctcttcatttcttcaaagatTTTCAGTGCATCTTCCGCAAAACCATTTTTTGCAAAGCCAACTATCATAGAATTCCAAGAGATAACGTCTTTTTTGCTCACCATTTCACTAAATACTTGCACTGAACTTTTAACATCCCCACATTTAGCATACATATCTATTAGGGAGCTAGCGGTCAATTCATCTGTGTCAAAACCAGTATGGAAAATGAGAGAGTGGATTTTCCTGCCATCCTGCATAGAAGCCAAGGTCGAACATGCTTTTAGGACACTAGCAAAAGTTGCCTGGTCTGGCATGACATTAAACTTGCGCATTTCCTGATAACCAAGCAAAGCTTCCTCACAGCAGTCATTCTGAATATTGCTAGATATCATAGCAGTCCATAGAACTGGGCTCTTTAGTTTTGTAAACTCTGAGAAAAGCAATCTCGCATCTTCTAATCTTCCGGAGTTATAATATATGCCTATCAAAGAGATTGCCAAGAATTCATCGTCATATGAAAACCCAAGCTTTAAAATGAAAGAGTGCAGTTGCCTCCCAAGCATGTAAACCTGGCCACTACATGCGTCAAGAATACTAGCAAATGTCACCTCTGAAGGTCTTAGTCCTTCAACAAGCATATTCTGGAATAAATGCACCGCGTAATTAATATTTGTCTGAGAATAACCAGATATTAAAGCATTAGTTGACACCACGCTTCGATCAGGAAGGCAAAAGAAAACCTCACTGGCAGAAGTTACATTACCACACTTGCAATACAGGTCAACAAGGGAACTTCCAGCAAAAAGGCCACTTTCTAGGCCATATTTCACCAGCAGGGAATGAACTTGTTTCCCTTTATTGAGATCTTGTATATTGGCACAGGCACTGAGTACGCTAGCCAAACATGCCTCATCAGGAACAACTCTCTCCAATACCATTTTTTGGAACATGATAAaagcctcttcttcttcttcttgctgAACATATCCAACTATTATCGCATTCCAAGAAATATTATCTCGAGTTAGCATTTGCTCAAACTGCCGCCTGGCGTCACCTAGAGCACCACATTTGGCATACATGTCTATTACAGCATTTCCGACAAATAAATTAGATGCAAATTTATTCTTAATGATAATAGAATGAAGCTGCTGCCCCATTTCCACATCTTCCAAACAAGCACATGCACTCAGTATGCTAGTGTAAGTATATTCATCAGTTTCAAAACTAGAAAGTCTCATATTCCTGAATAACTTGACAACTTCACAAGCACTGCCGTTCTGTGCATAACCTGCAAGCAATGCGTTCCACAACACTTCATTTTTCTCTCTTAAGCTGTTAAATACTTCACTTGCAGCTTCCATCTTTTGACATTTGGCATACATATTAATCAAAGAACTACCTACGTAGACGTTGGATTCTAGTCCCTGCTTAACTGCCAAAGCATGAACCTGTAAGCCAAGGGACAGATTTGCAACGCTTGCAATTGCACTGAAAACACTTCCCAAGGTAGAACGTGTGGGTCGAATGCTAGCTTTAATCATGTCCTGGAAAAACTGTATAGCTTCCACCTCTTTCCCTCCCTTGGCATGCCCTGAAATCATCACATTCCATGCCACAACATTCGGACTAGCCATCTGCGAAAACAACTGATGAGCGTCATGAAGCCTTCCCAATCCCACACATGCATTTATGATGGTCACGGATGCCACTTGATCCGGCACACACCCTCGTTCCTGCATCTCCTCAAAAACTTCCATCGCTTTTTCAGGTAAACCTACTTTTACATAAGCAGAAATCATTGCAGTCCAAGAAACATTGTCcggctccaccaccccatcaaagATCCTCCGAGCATCGATCAAATAACCACATTTTGCATACATATCAATAAGAGAACCTTCAGTGAAGGAATCAAACTCAAACCCTGTTTTCATCACACTACAATGCACTTGTTTCCCAAGCTCAACATCCACTAGCCTAGCACATGCGGATAAAACAATAGCA is a genomic window of Nicotiana tabacum cultivar K326 chromosome 16, ASM71507v2, whole genome shotgun sequence containing:
- the LOC107814835 gene encoding pentatricopeptide repeat-containing protein At3g09040, mitochondrial — encoded protein: MRHRTSLKLFPLRKHSLLLHNRCKFSATQPRIESPNPLSSPSILLYNNLLKICHQECKKLQSRHVFDEFPQKAACASKACKTIHVQSLKHGIASQGHLGNAIVDLYAKCGDMVSAEKTFFGLENKDSTAWNSILLMYSRHGLLENVVEAFGSMWNIGVWPNQFSYAIVLSACARLVDVELGKQVHCSVMKTGFEFDSFTEGSLIDMYAKCGYLIDARRIFDGVVEPDNVSWTAMISAYVKVGLPEKAMEVFEEMQERGCVPDQVASVTIINACVGLGRLHDAHQLFSQMASPNVVAWNVMISGHAKGGKEVEAIQFFQDMIKASIRPTRSTLGSVFSAIASVANLSLGLQVHALAVKQGLESNVYVGSSLINMYAKCQKMEAASEVFNSLREKNEVLWNALLAGYAQNGSACEVVKLFRNMRLSSFETDEYTYTSILSACACLEDVEMGQQLHSIIIKNKFASNLFVGNAVIDMYAKCGALGDARRQFEQMLTRDNISWNAIIVGYVQQEEEEEAFIMFQKMVLERVVPDEACLASVLSACANIQDLNKGKQVHSLLVKYGLESGLFAGSSLVDLYCKCGNVTSASEVFFCLPDRSVVSTNALISGYSQTNINYAVHLFQNMLVEGLRPSEVTFASILDACSGQVYMLGRQLHSFILKLGFSYDDEFLAISLIGIYYNSGRLEDARLLFSEFTKLKSPVLWTAMISSNIQNDCCEEALLGYQEMRKFNVMPDQATFASVLKACSTLASMQDGRKIHSLIFHTGFDTDELTASSLIDMYAKCGDVKSSVQVFSEMVSKKDVISWNSMIVGFAKNGFAEDALKIFEEMKRASVKPDDITFLGVLTACSHAGMVSEGRQIFKDMTSRYDVQPRVDHCACMVDLLGRWGNLKEAEEFIERLDFEPDAMIWSAYLGACKIHGDDIRGQKAAEKLIELEPQNSSSYVLLSNIYASSGNWCGVNSLRKEMKEKGVRKPPGCSWIIVGQKTNMFVAGDKFHPRAGEIHVLLKDLTALMKDEVYFFDIGSVRDSDELESILSSSQE